One Hordeum vulgare subsp. vulgare chromosome 4H, MorexV3_pseudomolecules_assembly, whole genome shotgun sequence DNA window includes the following coding sequences:
- the LOC123448054 gene encoding peroxidase 4-like: MAARAIVVLVSLVLAVVAGGASAQLSSGFYSRSCPGMLKAVRSALHPAITRERRVGASIVRLFFHDCFVQGCDASLLLDDAPGLRGEKNAAPNKNSVRGFEVIDAIKAAVEKECPGVVSCADVLAVAAEESVVFLGGPSWEVKMGRRDSTTASFTGAENNIPPPTSGLANLTSLFAAQGLCQKDMVALSGAHTIGLARCTNFRDHIYNDTNIDDGFARSRQSGCPRTAGFGDNNLAPLDLQTPTVFENNYYKNLVQKRALLHSDQELLNGGAADALVRQYVGSQSSFFKDFVVGMVKMGDIGPLTGSSGQIRKNCRRIN, translated from the exons ATGGCGGCGCGTGCCATTGTCGTCCTGGTCTCGCTCGTCCTAgcggtggtcgccggcggcgCGTCGGCGCAGCTGTCGTCGGGCTTCTACTCGCGCTCGTGCCCGGGCATGCTCAAAGCCGTGCGCTCGGCGCTGCACCCGGCGATCACCAGGGAGCGCCGCGTGGGCGCCTCCATCGTCCGCCTCTTCTTCCACGACTGCTTCGTCCAGGGCTGCGACGCCTCGCTGCTGCTGGACGACGCGCCGGGGCTGCGCGGCGAGAAGAACGCCGCGCCCAACAAGAACTCCGTCAGGGGGTTCGAGGTCATCGACGCCATCAAGGCGGCCGTCGAGAAGGAGTGTCCCGGCGTCGTCTCCTGCGCCGacgtcctcgccgtcgccgccgaggAGAGCGTCGTTTTC CTGGGTGGCCCGAGCTGGGAGGTGAAGATGGGGCGGAGAGACTCGACGACGGCGAGCTTCACCGGCGCCGAGAACAACATCCCACCGCCCACGTCGGGGCTCGCAAACCTCACGTCCCTCTTCGCCGCGCAGGGGTTGTGCCAGAAGGACATGGTCGCGCTCTCAG GAGCGCACACGATCGGCCTGGCACGCTGCACAAACTTCCGGGACCACATCTACAACGACACCAACATCGACGACGGCTTCGCCAGGAGCCGCCAGTCAGGCTGCCCTCGCACCGCCGGCTTCGGCGACAACAACCTGGCGCCGCTGGACCTGCAGACCCCGACCGTCTtcgagaacaactactacaagaaCCTCGTCCAGAAGAGGGCCCTCCTACACTCGGACCAGGAGCTCTTAAACGGCGGCGCCGCCGACGCGCTGGTCCGGCAGTACGTCGGCAGCCAGAGCTCATTCTTCAAGGACTTCGTGGTGGGGATGGTCAAGATGGGGGACATCGGGCCGCTGACGGGGTCCAGCGGACAGATCAGGAAGAACTGCAGGAGGATCAACTAA